From the genome of Rarobacter incanus, one region includes:
- a CDS encoding glutamyl-tRNA reductase, with protein sequence MILLALSASHCDVALATIERLSAAASNVRALGADGPGLGLGSGGGSGFGFGNGAGFGNGAPAVREVVTLATCNRFEVYAVVDAGAAKDATRELIEAIANATGLSFDSVLSLLVARHGQDAARHLFAVAAGLESMIVGEREIVGQVACALSEARAEGSAGHVLGRLFQTAIRVSREVEAATSLASHGRSIVATGLDMVGGALENWGAARVLLVGTGKFAGACLSALRARGCTNVQVYSPSGRARDFALPRGAAPADDVQRALRHADVVIASSGRGNVLDARTLAPVFAGGEHPVALLDLALARDIDPDVRYLPGVTFVDLAAIKAAAPQISTEPVARAHAVVARGVERWQAWMSEQSISDEVRAIVDQASREIDAACRATAGERQARAVRAEMRRELHRRLQRVRHAHAAGRVAR encoded by the coding sequence ATGATCCTCCTTGCCCTGAGCGCCTCGCACTGCGACGTTGCCCTCGCGACGATAGAACGGTTGAGCGCAGCGGCATCCAATGTGCGCGCGCTCGGCGCCGACGGGCCGGGTTTGGGCCTTGGCTCCGGTGGTGGATCCGGCTTCGGCTTCGGCAATGGCGCGGGATTCGGCAATGGCGCGCCAGCGGTGCGCGAGGTTGTAACGCTGGCGACGTGCAACCGGTTCGAGGTGTACGCGGTTGTCGATGCCGGCGCCGCTAAGGATGCAACGCGCGAACTGATCGAAGCGATCGCGAACGCCACGGGGCTGAGTTTCGACAGTGTCTTGTCGCTGCTGGTCGCCCGCCACGGGCAGGATGCGGCCCGGCACCTGTTCGCCGTCGCCGCCGGCCTGGAATCAATGATCGTCGGGGAACGCGAAATAGTCGGCCAGGTGGCCTGCGCCTTGAGCGAAGCGCGCGCGGAGGGCAGCGCCGGGCACGTCCTGGGGAGGTTGTTCCAGACCGCGATACGCGTTTCGCGGGAGGTCGAGGCCGCAACCTCGCTGGCATCCCACGGCCGTTCCATCGTTGCGACGGGCCTGGACATGGTGGGCGGCGCGCTGGAAAACTGGGGCGCCGCGCGGGTGCTACTAGTGGGAACCGGCAAGTTCGCCGGGGCGTGCCTGAGCGCCCTGCGGGCCCGCGGATGCACAAACGTGCAGGTCTATTCGCCGTCGGGGCGGGCCAGGGATTTTGCGCTGCCGCGGGGTGCGGCCCCGGCCGACGATGTGCAGCGGGCCCTGCGGCACGCCGACGTGGTGATTGCGAGTTCCGGGCGCGGCAACGTGCTCGATGCCAGGACCCTGGCGCCCGTGTTTGCTGGAGGGGAGCATCCGGTGGCGTTGCTGGACCTGGCCTTGGCGCGCGATATCGACCCCGACGTGCGGTATTTGCCGGGAGTGACCTTCGTCGATCTGGCCGCGATCAAGGCAGCAGCACCGCAGATCAGCACCGAGCCGGTGGCGCGCGCGCACGCCGTAGTTGCCCGCGGGGTTGAGCGGTGGCAGGCCTGGATGAGTGAACAGTCAATTAGCGACGAGGTCCGCGCAATCGTGGATCAAGCCTCCCGTGAAATTGACGCCGCGTGCCGCGCGACCGCAGGGGAGCGGCAGGCGAGGGCGGTCCGCGCCGAGATGCGCCGGGAACTCCACCGACGGCTGCAGCGCGTGCGGCACGCGCACGCCGCCGGGCGGGTCGCCCGTTAA
- a CDS encoding M50 family metallopeptidase — protein sequence MTNLATLWEHVAARTAPLDGRSAAIVGACVLVALAFPPVWALVRHVITIAHEGAHAVVGVVAGRKLKGIRLHSDTSGLTTSTGRAGGPGLFFTALAGYPGPAIVGLGCAAVVASGHATGLLWAWIAALAVMLVWVRNWFGILPIVGLGAVLGVILWRADPQLIQYSAYALTWLLVLGAVRPVIEMQVQRARSRGRSGSDADALARLTRIPGLFWVVVFLGVTCALGAVSALWLVTGSIRWFG from the coding sequence ATGACCAATCTAGCGACCCTGTGGGAGCATGTCGCGGCGCGCACCGCGCCCCTGGACGGGCGCAGCGCCGCCATCGTGGGGGCATGCGTGCTGGTTGCGCTCGCGTTCCCTCCGGTGTGGGCGCTGGTTCGTCACGTCATCACGATCGCGCACGAAGGGGCGCACGCTGTCGTCGGCGTCGTCGCCGGGCGCAAGCTCAAGGGGATCAGGCTGCATTCCGACACTTCGGGGCTCACCACCTCGACGGGCCGGGCCGGTGGGCCGGGGCTGTTCTTTACCGCCTTGGCCGGGTACCCGGGGCCCGCAATCGTTGGGTTAGGCTGTGCGGCGGTGGTGGCGTCGGGGCACGCCACCGGGTTGCTTTGGGCGTGGATTGCCGCGCTCGCCGTCATGCTGGTGTGGGTACGCAACTGGTTCGGAATCCTGCCGATCGTGGGGTTGGGAGCGGTCCTGGGCGTCATCCTGTGGCGGGCGGACCCCCAGCTGATCCAGTACAGCGCGTACGCGCTGACGTGGCTGCTGGTGCTGGGCGCCGTGCGGCCCGTGATCGAGATGCAGGTCCAGCGCGCGCGCTCGCGGGGGCGGTCTGGGTCCGATGCGGACGCGCTTGCGCGCCTGACCCGGATTCCGGGGCTGTTCTGGGTGGTCGTATTCCTGGGTGTCACGTGCGCGCTCGGCGCCGTCTCGGCGCTGTGGCTGGTGACCGGGTCCATTCGGTGGTTCGGTTAG
- the msrB gene encoding peptide-methionine (R)-S-oxide reductase MsrB: MNYQVSRSDEKWREILTAPRFAVLREAATERPFTGELLAEHRPGTYHCAGCGAPLFDAETKFESHCGWPSFYKDIKPGAIEYVQDKSHGMVRTEVRCANCGSHLGHIFDDAPQTPTGQRFCINSLALEFVPADES, encoded by the coding sequence GTGAATTACCAAGTTTCCAGGTCGGATGAGAAATGGCGCGAAATCCTGACGGCCCCGCGTTTCGCCGTCCTGCGCGAAGCGGCGACGGAACGCCCCTTTACCGGTGAGCTGCTTGCCGAACACCGACCGGGGACCTACCACTGCGCGGGTTGCGGCGCGCCGTTGTTTGACGCCGAAACGAAGTTCGAATCGCACTGCGGCTGGCCCAGCTTCTACAAGGACATCAAGCCGGGCGCGATCGAATACGTGCAGGATAAGAGCCACGGGATGGTCCGCACGGAAGTGCGCTGCGCCAACTGCGGTTCGCACCTGGGCCATATCTTTGATGACGCCCCGCAGACGCCGACTGGCCAGCGTTTTTGCATCAATTCGCTTGCCCTTGAGTTCGTGCCGGCGGACGAAAGCTAG
- a CDS encoding MarR family winged helix-turn-helix transcriptional regulator yields the protein MSASPPVASEFPPAALIELLRDLGVILRRGRHITQRAIHAVDPRLDPSAFPLLSFLKRNPGAMFSELAGAQGVSKGTMSRQVARLESFGLIERGPDENDCRSVRLSLTPAALELVGAVRTEQLEILGAALADWGPDDVASFAAGLHRFAESVTAWENSSK from the coding sequence GTGAGCGCATCTCCCCCCGTCGCATCCGAGTTCCCGCCCGCCGCGCTCATCGAGCTGTTGCGCGACCTGGGCGTGATACTGCGACGGGGGCGCCACATCACGCAGCGGGCGATCCACGCCGTGGACCCGCGGCTGGACCCCAGCGCGTTTCCGCTGCTGAGCTTCCTGAAGCGGAACCCCGGCGCAATGTTTTCCGAGCTTGCGGGCGCCCAGGGCGTTTCGAAGGGGACCATGTCGCGGCAAGTGGCGCGCCTTGAATCCTTCGGGCTGATAGAGCGCGGACCCGACGAAAACGACTGCCGATCCGTCAGGTTGTCCCTCACCCCCGCCGCACTGGAATTGGTCGGCGCGGTGCGGACCGAACAGCTGGAAATTCTGGGGGCGGCACTGGCGGACTGGGGACCGGACGACGTCGCGAGCTTCGCGGCGGGGCTGCACCGTTTCGCTGAGTCGGTGACGGCGTGGGAGAACTCGTCGAAATAA
- a CDS encoding MFS transporter — protein sequence MTTTTNPIAHAGIEASPRPTRQVLEAMSGILVGLFVSVLSTSIISSSLPVIVADLKGTQAAYTWIVTATLLTSTISTPIWGKLADLTNRKRLIQLALAITVISSALAGMAPNVLSHIAFRALQGIGAGGLMSLGPVLIADIVSPRERGKYMGYVGAFTGVAMVGGPVLGGFITQHFGWRWIFYLTLPLAIIAIVTIQRTLQLPEFTRRRVKIDYWGALLISLGVASLLLWVTFAGDDFAWLSWQSAAFVGGGIAALAVAVRIELVTDEPLLPMHLFKNRTFVVAIVASAAIGISLFGSSVFLGQYMQLSRGYSTMVAGLASLPTAVGMFAASTLSGNIIAATGRYRRIMIAGAITLIAALGALGTINENTPLALIFVYLFVMGTGVGMLMQNLVLATQNTLDIRDIGAGTSAVAFFRTMGGAMGVAALGSVLSTKVRDEVSHGLATLGVGTGGGLTNIPDLHSLPAPIVSVIEHAYGVGVPHVFLISAPISVLVLIALLFMREIPLGTSSGEQLREQAAAQETVEL from the coding sequence GTGACCACAACTACCAACCCCATCGCCCACGCAGGCATCGAGGCGTCCCCGCGCCCCACCCGCCAGGTCCTTGAAGCCATGTCCGGCATCCTCGTCGGGCTGTTCGTCTCCGTGCTGTCGACCTCGATCATCTCGTCGTCGCTGCCCGTCATCGTCGCGGACCTCAAGGGCACGCAGGCCGCCTACACCTGGATCGTGACGGCAACCCTGCTGACGTCCACAATCAGCACCCCCATCTGGGGCAAACTGGCCGACCTCACCAACCGCAAGCGCCTCATTCAGCTGGCGCTTGCCATCACCGTCATCTCCAGCGCGCTGGCCGGAATGGCGCCCAACGTGCTCAGCCACATCGCGTTCCGCGCGCTGCAAGGCATCGGCGCGGGCGGCCTGATGTCGCTGGGCCCGGTACTGATCGCCGACATCGTCTCCCCCCGCGAGCGAGGCAAGTACATGGGATACGTCGGTGCCTTCACCGGCGTGGCCATGGTCGGCGGACCCGTGCTGGGCGGATTCATCACCCAGCACTTCGGCTGGCGGTGGATCTTCTACCTAACACTGCCGCTCGCCATCATCGCGATCGTCACCATCCAGCGCACCCTGCAACTCCCCGAATTCACGCGCCGACGCGTCAAGATCGACTATTGGGGGGCGTTGCTGATCAGCCTCGGCGTGGCATCCCTGCTGCTGTGGGTGACCTTTGCCGGGGACGATTTCGCCTGGCTGTCCTGGCAATCCGCGGCGTTTGTGGGCGGCGGCATCGCCGCGCTCGCCGTCGCAGTCCGCATCGAATTGGTCACCGATGAGCCCTTGCTACCCATGCACCTATTCAAGAACCGCACCTTCGTGGTCGCCATCGTCGCCAGCGCCGCGATCGGGATCTCCCTGTTCGGATCCTCCGTGTTCCTGGGCCAATACATGCAGCTGTCGCGCGGATATTCAACGATGGTCGCCGGACTCGCCTCGCTTCCGACGGCCGTGGGAATGTTCGCTGCCTCAACGCTTTCGGGCAATATCATTGCCGCGACGGGCCGGTACCGCAGGATCATGATCGCCGGTGCCATCACGCTGATCGCGGCACTTGGTGCGCTGGGGACCATCAACGAGAACACGCCCTTGGCGCTCATCTTCGTCTACCTGTTCGTCATGGGCACGGGCGTTGGCATGCTGATGCAAAACCTGGTGCTAGCCACCCAAAACACGCTCGATATCAGGGACATCGGGGCGGGCACATCCGCCGTGGCCTTCTTCCGGACCATGGGCGGGGCGATGGGCGTGGCCGCGCTCGGATCCGTCCTTAGCACCAAAGTGCGTGACGAGGTCTCCCACGGCCTTGCGACTCTGGGCGTAGGCACTGGCGGTGGCCTGACAAACATCCCCGACCTCCACTCGTTGCCCGCGCCGATCGTGTCCGTGATCGAACACGCCTACGGCGTCGGTGTCCCCCACGTCTTCTTGATCAGCGCCCCGATCTCCGTGCTTGTGCTGATCGCACTGCTCTTCATGCGCGAAATCCCGTTGGGGACCAGCAGTGGCGAGCAGTTGCGTGAGCAGGCCGCGGCGCAGGAGACTGTTGAACTGTGA
- a CDS encoding SDR family oxidoreductase — MTSTTGRVAGKVALISGGARGMGAAHARTLVAEGAKVVIGDLLTDEGTALAAELGEDNALFVTLNVTDYDSWAAAVQASVQKFGKLDVLVNNAGIFTRGNVEDATVDDFVKTIDIDLNGVFFGTKAAIGELKKNETSSIINISSIAGLVGFKNRVAYAAAKWGVMGITKTSALDFGADGVRVNSIHPGSVNTPLTAGLKRGFGQIPAGRAAEQEEISALVLYLASDESRFVNGSSIAIDGGETAGNNLRADS, encoded by the coding sequence ATGACAAGCACGACAGGTCGCGTAGCGGGCAAGGTTGCACTAATTTCCGGCGGTGCGCGGGGCATGGGCGCCGCCCACGCGCGCACGCTGGTCGCCGAGGGCGCGAAGGTAGTCATCGGCGACTTATTGACCGACGAGGGAACCGCACTCGCCGCCGAACTTGGCGAAGACAATGCGCTCTTCGTGACACTCAACGTCACGGACTACGACTCGTGGGCCGCCGCCGTGCAGGCGTCCGTCCAGAAGTTCGGCAAACTCGATGTCCTGGTCAACAACGCGGGCATTTTCACTCGCGGCAACGTCGAGGACGCAACGGTCGATGACTTCGTCAAAACGATCGACATCGACCTCAACGGCGTCTTCTTCGGGACGAAAGCGGCGATTGGCGAGCTCAAGAAGAACGAAACCTCCTCGATCATCAACATCTCATCGATAGCGGGCCTCGTCGGATTCAAAAACCGCGTCGCGTATGCGGCGGCTAAGTGGGGCGTCATGGGGATCACCAAGACTTCCGCGCTGGATTTTGGCGCCGATGGCGTGCGCGTCAACTCGATCCACCCCGGGTCCGTCAATACGCCGCTTACGGCCGGGCTCAAGCGTGGGTTCGGGCAAATCCCCGCCGGCCGGGCGGCCGAGCAGGAGGAAATCTCGGCGCTCGTTCTCTATCTGGCATCCGACGAGTCGCGTTTCGTGAACGGGTCGTCGATTGCAATCGACGGCGGCGAGACCGCCGGCAACAACCTGCGCGCCGACTCCTAA
- a CDS encoding IclR family transcriptional regulator produces the protein MSEQGAAQVAEGKQAGTLIQSVSRASAIMMAVAESDAGVSARDVAERVGINAATAHNLLRTLLHEGLLEKAPGPAYVLGPAARVLAAAASRLRRPPQAFHEALTGLAAETGETAYLGAWSGDQISLVESVESMHTLRLVPRPLGPEMDTINARATAKILLAYCPEDVKDSVLDRCAFPALTPATIVTRAAFEAELVRVRAAGVAYDREEYLQGASCVSAPIWVGSAVPACLSLHVPQSRFAGQFERLTEATVRYAEQASVRSTR, from the coding sequence ATGAGTGAGCAGGGTGCGGCGCAGGTCGCTGAGGGCAAGCAGGCGGGGACTCTCATCCAGTCGGTTTCCCGGGCTTCGGCGATCATGATGGCGGTTGCCGAGTCGGATGCGGGGGTGTCGGCGCGGGATGTGGCCGAGCGTGTAGGGATCAACGCCGCCACTGCTCACAACCTGTTGCGCACCTTGTTGCATGAAGGGCTGCTGGAAAAGGCCCCGGGCCCCGCGTATGTGCTGGGTCCCGCGGCGCGCGTGCTCGCGGCTGCGGCCTCCCGGCTGCGCCGCCCCCCCCAGGCGTTCCACGAAGCGCTAACCGGACTGGCGGCCGAAACCGGGGAAACCGCGTACCTGGGAGCGTGGAGCGGCGACCAGATATCGCTCGTCGAATCGGTGGAATCAATGCACACTCTGCGGCTGGTTCCGCGTCCGCTGGGACCCGAAATGGACACGATAAACGCGCGCGCGACGGCCAAAATCCTGCTCGCATACTGCCCGGAGGACGTGAAGGATTCCGTGCTCGATCGTTGCGCCTTCCCCGCGCTCACACCCGCGACGATTGTTACTCGCGCTGCCTTCGAGGCGGAACTCGTGCGCGTGCGCGCTGCTGGTGTCGCGTACGACCGCGAGGAATACTTGCAAGGGGCGTCGTGCGTGTCCGCGCCCATCTGGGTTGGTTCGGCGGTGCCTGCCTGCCTGTCGTTGCACGTGCCGCAGTCGCGTTTCGCGGGCCAGTTCGAGCGCCTGACGGAGGCTACGGTGCGCTACGCCGAGCAGGCGTCGGTGCGCTCTACGCGTTAG
- a CDS encoding DUF47 domain-containing protein: MRFTPRDNTFFELLAESAQQLVEGSNILAQITGAEGSDRKKLAKRMSEIEHAGDEATHAIIKRLNSTFVTPFDRDDIYNLASGLDDCLDYMDEAAERIVLYKIDELPDRVDDQVEILRRMAELTATAMPGLRSMNELHDYWVEINRLENQADKAYRKLISHLFEDVKDPIQLMKQREVVEVLEKAADAFEKVANFVETIAVKEA, encoded by the coding sequence GTGCGATTCACCCCGCGCGACAACACGTTCTTTGAGCTCCTGGCCGAATCGGCCCAGCAACTCGTCGAAGGATCGAACATCTTGGCCCAGATTACTGGCGCCGAAGGTTCGGACCGCAAGAAGCTTGCGAAGCGGATGAGCGAGATTGAGCACGCCGGAGATGAGGCAACCCACGCCATCATCAAGCGCCTCAACTCCACGTTCGTGACGCCCTTTGACCGCGACGACATATATAACCTCGCATCGGGCCTGGACGACTGCCTGGACTACATGGATGAGGCGGCGGAACGCATTGTCCTGTACAAAATCGATGAACTGCCGGACCGGGTTGACGACCAGGTCGAAATCCTGCGACGGATGGCCGAACTGACCGCGACCGCTATGCCGGGGCTGCGGTCCATGAATGAACTGCACGACTACTGGGTTGAGATCAACCGCCTAGAGAACCAAGCGGACAAGGCGTACCGTAAGCTGATTAGTCATCTCTTTGAAGACGTCAAGGACCCGATCCAGCTCATGAAGCAGCGCGAGGTGGTTGAGGTGCTGGAAAAGGCCGCCGACGCGTTCGAGAAGGTCGCGAACTTCGTCGAGACCATAGCCGTCAAGGAAGCGTGA
- a CDS encoding inorganic phosphate transporter has translation MEFALVILVVLIALTFDFTNGFHDAANAIATSIGTRALTPRAALAMAAVCNLLGAMLGTNVAETIAHNIVDIQDQSSHFGLIIVLSALIGAITWNLITWWFGLPSSSTHALIGGLTGVGLAAGIPVFWSSIVDKVVIPMVVSPLVGFGLAFVVMVGVLWLIRNARPNPTNRRFRIAQTASAAAMALGHGLQDAQKTMGIIMLALIAGGHYSKDDSIPWWVKVCAALAISAGTYSGGWRIMRTLGRRIIELDPARGFVAESVSAIVLYVNAYVLHAPISTTHTITSAIMGVGATKRVSAVRWGVAKNIVVGWVLTIPAAAIVGAVSFWVVNGMLK, from the coding sequence GTGGAGTTCGCGCTCGTCATCCTGGTAGTACTGATCGCACTAACCTTCGATTTCACCAACGGCTTCCACGACGCGGCCAACGCCATAGCCACTTCGATCGGCACCCGGGCGCTGACACCGCGGGCCGCCCTGGCCATGGCCGCGGTGTGCAACCTCCTCGGAGCCATGCTCGGCACCAATGTCGCTGAAACCATCGCGCACAACATCGTGGACATTCAGGATCAGTCCAGTCATTTTGGTTTGATCATCGTCTTGTCCGCACTGATCGGCGCGATCACCTGGAACCTCATCACCTGGTGGTTCGGGTTGCCCTCTTCGTCGACACATGCACTGATCGGCGGGCTCACCGGCGTCGGATTGGCCGCCGGAATTCCGGTCTTCTGGTCCTCCATCGTCGACAAAGTCGTCATCCCAATGGTGGTTTCACCGCTGGTCGGATTCGGGCTGGCGTTTGTCGTCATGGTCGGGGTGTTGTGGCTCATTAGGAACGCTCGCCCCAACCCGACAAACCGCCGGTTCCGCATCGCCCAGACGGCATCGGCCGCCGCCATGGCGCTGGGTCACGGTTTGCAGGACGCTCAAAAGACGATGGGAATCATCATGCTCGCGCTTATCGCAGGTGGGCACTATTCGAAGGATGATTCCATCCCCTGGTGGGTTAAGGTTTGCGCGGCATTGGCCATATCCGCGGGCACGTATTCGGGCGGATGGCGGATCATGCGGACACTGGGGCGCCGCATTATCGAGCTCGATCCCGCGCGCGGGTTCGTCGCGGAGAGCGTTTCCGCAATTGTCCTCTATGTCAACGCCTACGTTTTGCACGCGCCGATTTCAACGACGCACACGATTACCTCTGCGATCATGGGGGTTGGCGCCACCAAGCGGGTCTCGGCGGTCAGGTGGGGCGTGGCCAAGAACATCGTTGTCGGGTGGGTGCTGACGATTCCCGCGGCGGCGATAGTCGGCGCCGTCAGCTTCTGGGTCGTCAACGGGATGCTCAAGTAG
- a CDS encoding NUDIX hydrolase, whose translation MAPTAVRVVDMSAEVEQIDTSVAPVVQAAGTLPWRVHKGELQVELIHRPRYRDWSWPKGKLDKAESRPVAAVRETAEETGRPVVLGVPLTGLQYLLADGTVKRAHYWAAQRAGADVPAVAARFPVPPVDPNEIDDRKWMTPEKALAKLSRPSDRLPLETLLDAHRTGTLATRPLIIVRHGKAVDRSRWSGDEATRPLTPFGSGQASALVQLLACYGVQQIVTSPWQRCVSTVEPFAAASGIPLTPLDNITERAHEQTAKSAFDATTALIEGNVGAVLCTHRPVLPTVFDALRQFARAHARRALPRSTPYLQPGACLVAQIADTSAGPRIVTVEKFKPQVW comes from the coding sequence GTGGCGCCCACCGCCGTCCGCGTCGTCGATATGAGCGCTGAAGTCGAACAGATCGACACGTCCGTCGCCCCAGTCGTGCAGGCAGCGGGAACCCTGCCGTGGCGCGTCCACAAGGGCGAATTGCAAGTTGAATTGATACACCGGCCGCGATATCGAGACTGGTCTTGGCCGAAGGGGAAGCTCGACAAGGCCGAATCGCGTCCCGTCGCTGCGGTGCGGGAGACGGCTGAGGAAACGGGCCGCCCCGTTGTGCTCGGTGTCCCGCTTACCGGCCTCCAGTATCTGCTTGCCGACGGCACGGTGAAACGCGCCCACTACTGGGCCGCGCAGCGCGCAGGCGCCGACGTGCCCGCGGTTGCAGCCAGGTTCCCGGTCCCACCCGTAGACCCGAACGAGATCGACGACCGAAAGTGGATGACACCCGAGAAGGCGCTGGCAAAACTCAGCCGGCCTTCCGACCGGCTCCCGCTTGAGACCTTGTTGGACGCCCACCGAACCGGCACCCTGGCGACGCGCCCCTTGATCATCGTGCGCCACGGCAAGGCCGTCGATAGATCCCGCTGGTCCGGCGACGAGGCCACCCGTCCCCTCACACCGTTCGGCTCAGGGCAGGCCAGCGCACTGGTGCAACTCCTGGCCTGCTACGGGGTCCAGCAGATCGTTACCAGCCCGTGGCAGCGTTGCGTTTCGACGGTCGAACCGTTCGCGGCAGCCTCCGGGATCCCGCTTACCCCGCTGGACAACATCACCGAAAGGGCGCACGAACAAACAGCGAAATCCGCATTCGATGCCACCACCGCCTTGATCGAAGGCAACGTGGGCGCCGTGCTGTGCACGCACAGGCCGGTTCTGCCCACCGTTTTCGACGCACTGCGACAGTTCGCGCGGGCGCACGCAAGGCGGGCGCTGCCGCGCTCGACCCCCTATTTGCAACCCGGGGCGTGCCTGGTCGCGCAGATCGCGGACACCAGCGCGGGCCCGCGCATCGTCACGGTCGAGAAGTTCAAACCGCAGGTGTGGTGA